A stretch of Carya illinoinensis cultivar Pawnee chromosome 14, C.illinoinensisPawnee_v1, whole genome shotgun sequence DNA encodes these proteins:
- the LOC122293610 gene encoding uncharacterized protein LOC122293610, with protein MKKIEYCSEKLSLWNRASFGNVQRCLSLAQEKLRMAHQNDPLSLNRQQIQLARKAVQQWLQRSEIMWKQRSKVLWLAEGDRNSKFFHHKASQRKKKNCIKGVKDSTGMWQVNEERDRVITEYF; from the coding sequence ATGAAGAAGATTGAGTACTGCAGTGAAAAACTGTCACTTTGGAATAGAGCAAGCTTTGGCAATGTGCAAAGGTGTTTAAGTTTGGCTCAAGAAAAACTCAGAATGGCTCACCAGAATGACCCTTTATCACTGAATAGACAGCAAATTCAACTGGCAAGGAAGGCTGTCCAACAATGGCTGCAAAGAAGTGAGATAATGTGGAAACAGAGATCTAAGGTCCTGTGGTTGGCTGAGGGAGATAGGAACTCTAAATTTTTCCACCATAAAGCATcccaaaggaagaagaagaattgcaTTAAAGGGGTTAAAGACTCAACTGGAATGTGGCAAGTCAATGAGGAAAGAGATAGAGTTATTACTGAGTATTTTTAG